A region of Pasteurellaceae bacterium Orientalotternb1 DNA encodes the following proteins:
- a CDS encoding cell division protein FtsX translates to MVNLQTQTRYVLRSVWQDLIKRKFGTFLTVLVIAASLTIPTVSYLLWKNTSQAAAEFYPEPELTVYLHKNLAEKDVEGVVNQIRHFDTDKIESLNYISRQQSLDEFRSWSGFGDALDILDDNPLPAVVVLKPKKDFTSPENMIAFRDGLQKIKGVQEVRLDNGWLEKLTALTQLIARVAITCTLLMFVAVFLVIGNSVRSDVSNSRASIEVMQLLGATDHFISRPFIYTGMIYGLLGSLLAMLFSLATISYFTGVVRYVADMFTVSFEIHGFDFSEILLIVVLSIFLGWLSAKIATNRHIQKIGAKY, encoded by the coding sequence ATGGTAAATTTACAGACACAAACTCGCTATGTTTTGCGTTCCGTGTGGCAAGATTTGATTAAACGGAAGTTCGGTACTTTTTTAACGGTGTTGGTGATTGCTGCCTCGCTGACGATTCCAACGGTCAGTTATTTGTTGTGGAAAAACACCAGCCAAGCCGCTGCGGAGTTTTATCCTGAACCTGAATTAACGGTCTATCTGCATAAAAACTTAGCGGAAAAAGATGTCGAAGGTGTGGTGAACCAAATTCGCCATTTTGATACCGATAAAATCGAAAGCCTAAACTACATTTCCCGCCAGCAAAGCTTGGACGAGTTCCGTTCGTGGTCGGGCTTTGGCGATGCATTGGATATTTTGGACGACAATCCACTGCCTGCCGTGGTGGTATTGAAACCGAAGAAAGATTTCACTTCGCCAGAAAATATGATCGCTTTTCGAGACGGTTTGCAAAAAATCAAAGGGGTGCAAGAAGTTCGCTTAGATAATGGTTGGCTCGAAAAGCTCACTGCTTTGACCCAACTCATCGCTCGCGTGGCAATTACTTGTACGCTATTGATGTTCGTAGCGGTATTTTTGGTGATCGGCAACAGCGTGCGTTCTGATGTGTCGAACAGCCGTGCGTCGATTGAAGTGATGCAACTGCTTGGGGCGACGGACCATTTCATTTCGCGTCCATTCATCTACACAGGAATGATTTATGGCTTGCTCGGCAGCCTATTGGCAATGCTGTTCAGTCTTGCGACCATCAGCTATTTCACTGGCGTGGTTCGCTATGTGGCGGATATGTTTACCGTCAGCTTTGAAATCCACGGTTTTGATTTCAGCGAAATTCTGCTG